CCCGCCCAGTACACTTGAATGTCCGCGGCGGGAAGTCCCGCCGCCACGGCGCGGTCGTTCAGCAGATGCGCGGGGTCGGACAGCCGCACGTCGGCGACAGGCGCGAGGATCTGCTCCACCATCTTGAGCGGGAAGTCATACCCTTCGGCGATCTCCGCCGTGGTCCGGCCCTTGCGGGCCGCGGCGCGAATTCGCGTGGTTCGCTCCCGCACTTCGAGCGCGGCCGCGTTGAGGGGACGCCTCCGGATGTCCACGGGGCGCCCTAGGTCCCTTGATGGGTCAGCGGGGCGTGGTCCTGCTCCTGAGGGATCGGGGCGTTCGGTTCGGGTGGAACGTCCGGCTGCGGCGCCGGACTGCCTGCGCGGACCTGCCTGCGTGCCAACTTCGCGTCGCGTTTTGCTTTCTGTTTCAGTTCGCGGGCTCGTTTCGCAGCATTGTAGTTTGGACGCTTCAAATATCACGCTCCCTACGCCGACTAAGTACCTCCCAGTATACCACTCCGGCAGGCACCTCCGGCGATGACACAGCGTCACGATCGCGAAGGAACAAGAAGCAGGCGCCCCTTCCGCCCTATCGGCCCCCGTTTCTGCACCGCAATATGTTGAGGGCCTGGAGACTCATCACGACATCTCCGCGCTGGTTCACGATCTCCACCCGCGAACGCACCACGCCTCGATCAGGCTTCGACCGGGAGCGACGGGCTTCCATGATCGACACTCGAACGCGCAACGAATCGCCTGGTCGCACCGGCCGTGTCCAACGAAGCTCATCCACGCCGGGAGAGCCGAGGCTGGCGACCTTGGACAGATAGTGATCGGCGACGAGCCGCATCATCACGCTCGCAGTGTGCCATCCGCTCGCGATCAGTCCGCCAAACGGCCCTTCCGCCGCGGCGTCCGCGTCGACGTGGAACGGCTGTGGATCAAACCGCTCCGCAAACTCGATCATGTCCTCCTCGGTCACGGTTATCGCTCCGTACTCGAGCACCGACCCCGGCACGTAATCCTCAAAGTAGCGTCTGTCGACGGGGACCGGAAGGTCTGTGGCGGTCAATGTGTGTTCAAATACGGCACGATGTTGTTGGCGAGGGGACTACCGAGGCCGGTGACAAAATCATAACCGGTTCTTGCGGTACATGTTGCGCACGATCCGTTGCTGCCGCTTGTGATGTCACGGTAGTTCGATCCGTACACGGCCGACGCCGCCGCGTGATACACGGGGGAGCTGCCCGTGCTGTTGCTCGACAGCGCCGCGCGACCCTGGTCGGCCAGTGCGAAGAGGGCAGACCACTGGGGCGCACCGGCGCTGGTGCCGCCGACGCTGAACCAGCCCTTTTGGCCCTGGTAGTTCGTCGAGTCGTATACCGAGACTCCCGTGCCGGGATCGGCGTCATACGACACGTCGGGGATGCCGCGCTTGCTTCCGCTGGCCGGAATGGGGTAGCCGGACTGATAGCCCGGCTCCGTCTCGTACGCGCTGATGCCGCCTCCGGAACCGCTCCAGGCGGTTTCTGAGCCGGTAAGATTGCCCGTAGCGTCGAGCGGCAAGGTCGTGCCACCCACGCCGACGACGTACGGAGACGCGGCCGGCCAGATGACGCCGGTGCCGGCGTCGCCGGAGGAGGCCACA
Above is a window of bacterium DNA encoding:
- a CDS encoding MaoC family dehydratase, coding for MTATDLPVPVDRRYFEDYVPGSVLEYGAITVTEEDMIEFAERFDPQPFHVDADAAAEGPFGGLIASGWHTASVMMRLVADHYLSKVASLGSPGVDELRWTRPVRPGDSLRVRVSIMEARRSRSKPDRGVVRSRVEIVNQRGDVVMSLQALNILRCRNGGR